A genomic window from Alkalihalobacillus sp. AL-G includes:
- the thiI gene encoding tRNA uracil 4-sulfurtransferase ThiI, giving the protein MIYDHIIVRYGELSLKGKNRHIFVNRLKETIKKKLKSFPDVQVNKSFDRMYILLNGQEHGAVIKKLQEVFGIQGLTLAIKCSLDLDVIKATALSALEEAGPHVKTFKVSTKRNFKQYPHDSQELNHLIGGHVLRNTENITVDVHHPDVEIKVEIKPEATFISCLDYPGAGGLPIGSSGKAMLMLSGGIDSPVAGYLTMKRGVRVEMVHFHSPPFTSERAKQKVEDLTNVLTRYGGGIKLHVVPFTDIQKAIQKQIPDNYSMTVMRRFMLRITERLALKSEALAIATGENLGQVASQTLSSMHTINQVTNLPIIRPLVTMDKIEIIDISRKIDTYDISIRPYEDCCTVFLPSAPKTKPNREKANRFEQNMEIEALIDQAVENTETVFFSETDSEQRDTFDDLL; this is encoded by the coding sequence TTGAAAGGGAAAAACCGTCATATTTTTGTAAACCGTTTAAAGGAAACCATAAAGAAAAAACTGAAAAGCTTTCCAGATGTACAAGTCAATAAATCATTTGATCGGATGTATATCCTATTAAATGGACAGGAACACGGCGCAGTGATTAAGAAATTGCAGGAAGTGTTCGGGATACAAGGTTTAACACTAGCCATTAAATGCAGCCTCGATCTTGACGTTATTAAGGCGACGGCATTAAGTGCTCTTGAAGAGGCAGGTCCACATGTGAAGACCTTTAAAGTTTCCACAAAGCGTAATTTTAAACAGTATCCACATGATTCACAGGAACTGAACCATTTAATTGGGGGACATGTCTTAAGAAATACAGAGAACATTACGGTAGATGTTCATCATCCGGACGTAGAAATAAAGGTTGAAATTAAACCTGAAGCTACCTTTATTAGCTGTTTAGATTATCCAGGAGCAGGTGGGCTTCCGATCGGTAGTAGCGGAAAGGCTATGCTGATGCTTTCTGGCGGGATTGATAGCCCTGTTGCAGGTTATCTTACGATGAAGCGAGGCGTAAGGGTTGAAATGGTTCATTTTCACAGTCCACCATTTACGAGTGAGCGAGCGAAACAGAAGGTGGAAGACCTGACAAATGTACTTACCCGCTATGGCGGAGGGATCAAACTACATGTTGTTCCATTTACTGATATCCAAAAAGCAATCCAAAAGCAAATCCCAGATAATTACAGCATGACGGTGATGAGACGATTTATGCTGCGAATAACGGAACGACTCGCATTGAAAAGTGAGGCGTTAGCGATTGCAACAGGTGAAAACCTTGGGCAAGTGGCTAGTCAAACACTCTCAAGTATGCACACGATTAATCAAGTTACGAACCTGCCGATTATTCGGCCGTTGGTCACAATGGACAAAATAGAAATCATCGACATTTCACGCAAGATCGATACGTATGATATATCAATTCGCCCATACGAGGATTGTTGTACCGTCTTTTTACCATCTGCTCCAAAAACAAAACCAAATCGGGAAAAAGCCAATCGATTTGAGCAAAATATGGAAATTGAAGCATTGATCGATCAAGCAGTTGAGAATACGGAAACAGTTTTCTTTTCCGAAACTGATAGTGAGCAAAGAGATACGTTTGATGACCTTCTTTAA
- the mbcS gene encoding acyl-CoA synthetase MbcS, with translation MANETLIAPQQYNATQEMENFAKDPSRLAIRWRNEQGDEQQITYKEMFEKVNRLAESFLSLGLNKGDRVLVMMPRLIDTYIVYLANLKAGLVVIPCSEMLRPKDLSYRINHGEAKAVVAYHPYAPIVDEIEAPIPSLQYKISVGSETEGWTSLEKLLLKKDDTKEFPKTDRNDMAFLSYTSGTTGQPKGVVHTHGWVYAHIRTAAQSWLGIKENETVWATAGPGWQKWIWSPFVSVLGTGATGFVYQGKYDPNTYLDLLDQYKINVLCCTPTEYRLMAKVDNLTDYKLSHLRSAVSAGEPLNREVIDTFQKYFDVNVRDGYGQTENTLLVGIVEGMEIRPGSMGKPTPGNRVEIINDDGEIANVGEVGDIAVHKDAPALFREYFKDSDRTKMAFRGEYYLTGDKAKKDEDGYFWFEGRGDDIIISSGYTIGPFEVEDALVKHPSVRECAVVASPDEVRGNIVKAFVVLKNQVDAHSEQLIQDLQDHVKQLTAPYKYPRRIEFVDELPKTTSGKIRRIELRMKETQSTVN, from the coding sequence TTGGCAAACGAAACTTTAATCGCTCCTCAACAGTACAATGCTACACAGGAAATGGAAAATTTCGCAAAGGACCCTTCTCGTTTAGCGATTCGATGGCGTAATGAACAGGGGGACGAGCAACAGATAACCTACAAAGAGATGTTTGAAAAGGTGAATCGGTTAGCAGAATCCTTTCTCTCTCTTGGATTAAATAAGGGAGATCGTGTTCTTGTCATGATGCCGAGATTAATTGACACATACATAGTTTATTTAGCAAATTTAAAAGCAGGACTTGTAGTTATCCCTTGTTCAGAAATGCTGCGCCCAAAAGATTTAAGCTACCGTATTAATCATGGAGAGGCGAAAGCGGTCGTAGCGTACCACCCATATGCACCAATTGTGGATGAAATCGAAGCACCGATTCCGAGCTTACAGTATAAAATTTCAGTTGGCAGTGAAACCGAAGGCTGGACATCACTAGAAAAGCTACTGCTAAAAAAGGATGATACAAAAGAGTTTCCGAAGACGGACCGTAATGATATGGCATTCTTGTCTTATACATCTGGCACGACCGGTCAGCCTAAAGGTGTGGTTCACACGCACGGGTGGGTTTATGCGCATATCCGGACTGCCGCACAATCGTGGTTAGGAATCAAGGAAAATGAAACTGTGTGGGCGACCGCTGGACCAGGCTGGCAAAAATGGATTTGGAGTCCTTTTGTTTCGGTACTTGGAACTGGAGCGACAGGGTTTGTCTATCAGGGAAAGTATGACCCTAATACATACCTTGACCTACTCGATCAATATAAAATCAATGTATTGTGTTGCACACCGACGGAATATCGCTTGATGGCAAAGGTTGATAACCTGACTGATTATAAGCTATCTCACCTACGAAGTGCTGTATCTGCAGGTGAACCTCTTAACAGAGAGGTTATCGATACCTTTCAAAAGTACTTTGATGTTAATGTTCGCGACGGTTATGGGCAAACTGAAAATACATTACTTGTTGGGATTGTTGAAGGGATGGAAATTCGTCCTGGTTCTATGGGGAAGCCAACACCAGGTAATCGAGTGGAGATCATTAATGATGACGGCGAGATTGCCAACGTAGGTGAAGTGGGTGACATTGCTGTCCATAAAGATGCACCGGCCCTGTTCAGAGAATATTTTAAGGATTCAGATCGAACGAAAATGGCGTTTCGAGGAGAGTATTATTTAACCGGAGATAAAGCAAAGAAGGATGAAGATGGATACTTCTGGTTCGAAGGTCGTGGAGATGATATCATTATAAGCTCCGGATACACGATCGGACCATTTGAAGTAGAAGATGCATTGGTTAAGCACCCTTCTGTAAGAGAATGTGCCGTTGTTGCTAGTCCTGATGAGGTTAGAGGTAATATAGTAAAGGCATTTGTCGTACTGAAAAATCAGGTGGATGCCCACTCTGAACAACTGATTCAGGATCTTCAAGATCATGTCAAGCAGCTAACTGCTCCCTATAAGTATCCGAGAAGAATTGAGTTTGTCGATGAATTACCGAAAACGACTTCAGGGAAAATTCGTCGTATCGAACTCCGTATGAAAGAAACGCAATCAACAGTCAACTAA
- a CDS encoding amidohydrolase, giving the protein MKTLWTNGTIYTMEREGETVEAALVEKDTIIATGSRAELEREYDIDTVQDLNGNVMYPGFVDSHLHMIGHGEKLLRLDLSNIDSAEEMRTTLKERVYSTPVGEWIIGEGWNENNFIDRKIFHRFELDEIAPHHPMMLTRICRHAILANTKALELAGIKDDTPDPPGGVIVRDSNLSPTGFLLDTSQELVKNSIPNVSEEYLQRALQTSVKDLTRLGLVGGHSEDLNYYGGFERTYQTFLNVIGEDLIKFKANLLIHHEVVGEMHERGYRHGGGNGYVEFGAMKIFADGALGGRTAYLSKPYNDMPETYGVAIHSLTELKELVQKARSKQMPVAIHTIGDLALEYALFAVEENPPPEGLRDRFVHGQVLRPDLIERLKNVPVVIDIQPHFVASDFPWVIERLGEERMDYSFAWKTILTEGIPCAAGSDAPIETADPLLTIYAAVMRKKYGETHAGFYPNEKLTVYEAVGLYTKGSAYAVGKENSMGLIKNGFSADFTILNEDLFQIDPEQIPTVKVVKTVVNNAIVYEKPV; this is encoded by the coding sequence ATGAAAACCCTGTGGACAAATGGGACCATTTATACGATGGAAAGAGAAGGTGAAACAGTAGAAGCGGCCTTAGTGGAAAAAGATACGATCATAGCAACAGGATCAAGGGCAGAGCTTGAACGGGAATACGATATCGATACCGTACAAGACCTAAATGGAAATGTTATGTATCCTGGCTTTGTAGACAGTCACCTCCATATGATCGGTCACGGAGAAAAACTTCTGCGTTTGGACCTTTCAAATATAGATTCCGCTGAAGAGATGCGTACCACATTAAAAGAAAGAGTCTATTCAACCCCGGTTGGCGAATGGATCATCGGAGAAGGCTGGAATGAAAATAATTTTATTGATCGGAAGATATTTCATCGTTTTGAGCTTGATGAAATTGCACCCCATCATCCAATGATGTTAACAAGAATTTGTAGACATGCGATTCTTGCTAATACAAAAGCATTGGAGTTAGCAGGGATTAAAGATGATACACCAGATCCTCCTGGTGGTGTAATCGTTAGGGATTCGAATTTATCGCCGACAGGGTTCCTTCTCGATACCTCCCAGGAACTCGTGAAAAATTCCATTCCGAATGTATCGGAAGAATATCTACAACGTGCTCTACAAACATCGGTCAAGGATTTAACCCGACTAGGGTTAGTTGGTGGGCATAGTGAAGATTTAAACTACTATGGGGGATTCGAGCGAACGTATCAAACGTTTTTAAACGTGATTGGAGAAGACCTGATTAAATTCAAAGCCAACCTATTGATACATCATGAAGTAGTGGGAGAAATGCATGAAAGAGGCTACAGGCACGGTGGTGGCAATGGATATGTCGAATTTGGTGCTATGAAAATCTTTGCTGACGGCGCACTCGGTGGCAGAACAGCCTATTTGAGTAAACCTTACAATGACATGCCTGAAACATACGGCGTAGCTATTCATTCACTTACAGAGCTAAAAGAATTAGTACAAAAGGCCCGCTCGAAGCAAATGCCAGTTGCCATCCATACAATCGGAGATCTGGCACTTGAATATGCCTTATTCGCGGTTGAAGAGAATCCGCCTCCTGAAGGTCTTCGGGATCGTTTTGTACACGGGCAGGTTTTACGTCCGGACTTAATTGAGCGATTAAAAAACGTTCCAGTTGTCATTGATATTCAACCACATTTCGTTGCATCAGATTTTCCTTGGGTAATCGAACGGCTTGGTGAGGAAAGAATGGATTACAGCTTCGCTTGGAAAACAATACTTACGGAAGGTATTCCTTGCGCAGCGGGCTCAGATGCTCCGATTGAAACGGCTGATCCACTGCTAACGATATATGCTGCTGTAATGAGAAAAAAATACGGTGAAACGCATGCAGGGTTTTATCCGAATGAAAAATTAACGGTGTATGAGGCGGTCGGGCTTTATACGAAGGGGAGTGCTTATGCTGTAGGAAAAGAAAACAGCATGGGGTTGATCAAAAACGGATTCAGTGCGGACTTTACTATATTGAACGAAGACCTTTTTCAAATAGATCCTGAACAAATCCCGACCGTAAAAGTAGTTAAAACTGTAGTAAATAATGCGATTGTATATGAAAAGCCTGTATGA
- a CDS encoding alpha/beta-type small acid-soluble spore protein gives MPNNNKLLVPGVQQAVDAMKTEIASEFGVNLGADSTSRSNGSVGGEITKRLVQMAQQQQQGQ, from the coding sequence ATGCCAAACAACAACAAACTTCTTGTTCCTGGAGTTCAACAAGCAGTTGATGCTATGAAAACTGAGATCGCATCAGAATTTGGAGTAAACCTTGGAGCAGACTCAACTTCTCGTTCTAACGGATCTGTTGGAGGAGAAATTACGAAGCGTCTTGTCCAAATGGCTCAACAACAACAACAAGGTCAATAA